Proteins found in one Rhodobacter capsulatus SB 1003 genomic segment:
- a CDS encoding TRAP transporter large permease, with the protein MMELIAQNMAPIMFVSLIVFLLLGYPVAFSLAANGLVFFIIGVELAPLSGGSINLDWPLLNAMPERFWGVLSNETLLAIPFFTFMGILLEKSGMAEDLLDTIGQLFGPIRGGLAYAVILVGALLAATTGVVAASVIAMGLISLPIMLRYGYDRRIASGVIAASGTLAQIIPPSLVLIVLADQLGRSVGDMYKGALIPGLVLTGLYMLYVLVMSILRPNSMPALPKEARTLGQGVLSFFVAMGIGIAIFVAAQHWLAGTGAAKNAGILAASIAVIFVYVMALIDKATGLDRMSHLAQQVIIVLIPPLALIFLVLGTIFLGIATPTEGGAMGAVGALILSAVKKRLSLEVVREALAATTRLSAFVMFILLGARVFSLTFYGVNGHIWVEHLLVSLPGGETGFLIFVSLLVFFLAFFLDFFELAFIIVPLLVAPAEALGIDLIWFGVILGVNMQTSFMHPPFGFALFFLRSVAPKVPFLDKVTGKLTEPVKTSQIYWGAVPFVCIQIVMIAVVIAFPQLVMHYKGKPVDVSHVTVTVPGGIGGGLGGGLGMPGGLGLPPIGAQPGAVPAPGGLGGLPPGLGAPAGQPVTPPAGGASLGIPAPLGLGGAPITGN; encoded by the coding sequence CTGATGGAACTCATCGCGCAGAACATGGCGCCGATCATGTTCGTCTCGCTCATCGTCTTTCTGCTGCTGGGCTATCCGGTGGCCTTCTCGCTGGCGGCGAACGGGCTTGTCTTCTTCATCATCGGGGTCGAACTGGCGCCGCTTTCGGGCGGCTCGATCAATCTGGACTGGCCGCTTCTGAATGCGATGCCGGAACGGTTCTGGGGGGTCTTGTCGAACGAGACATTGCTGGCCATTCCCTTCTTCACCTTCATGGGGATCTTGCTGGAAAAATCCGGCATGGCCGAGGATCTGCTCGACACGATCGGCCAGCTTTTCGGGCCGATCCGCGGCGGGCTGGCCTATGCGGTGATCCTTGTCGGGGCGCTTCTGGCGGCGACGACCGGCGTCGTTGCGGCCTCGGTGATCGCGATGGGGCTGATCTCGCTGCCGATCATGCTGCGCTATGGCTATGACCGGCGCATCGCGAGCGGTGTCATCGCCGCCTCGGGCACCTTGGCGCAGATCATTCCGCCGTCCCTCGTGCTGATCGTTCTGGCCGACCAGCTGGGCCGGTCGGTGGGCGACATGTACAAGGGCGCGCTGATCCCGGGTCTGGTGCTGACCGGGCTTTACATGCTTTACGTGCTGGTGATGTCGATCCTGCGGCCGAATTCCATGCCCGCGCTGCCGAAAGAGGCGCGCACGCTGGGCCAGGGCGTGCTGTCGTTCTTTGTCGCCATGGGCATCGGCATTGCCATCTTCGTGGCGGCGCAGCACTGGCTGGCGGGCACCGGCGCGGCGAAGAACGCGGGGATCCTTGCGGCCTCGATCGCGGTGATCTTCGTCTATGTCATGGCGCTGATCGACAAGGCCACCGGCCTGGACCGGATGAGCCATCTGGCGCAGCAGGTCATCATCGTGCTGATCCCGCCGCTTGCGCTGATCTTCCTGGTTCTGGGCACGATCTTCCTTGGCATCGCCACGCCGACCGAGGGCGGTGCGATGGGCGCGGTGGGGGCGCTGATCCTCTCGGCGGTGAAGAAGCGGCTCTCGCTGGAAGTCGTGCGCGAGGCGCTGGCGGCCACCACCCGGCTTTCGGCCTTCGTGATGTTCATCCTTTTGGGCGCGCGGGTGTTCTCGCTGACCTTCTACGGGGTGAACGGCCATATCTGGGTCGAGCATCTGCTGGTGTCGCTGCCGGGCGGCGAGACCGGGTTCCTGATCTTCGTCTCGCTTCTGGTGTTCTTCCTCGCCTTCTTCCTCGATTTCTTCGAGCTGGCCTTCATCATCGTGCCGCTGCTGGTTGCGCCCGCCGAGGCGCTTGGCATCGATCTGATCTGGTTCGGGGTGATCCTGGGGGTGAACATGCAGACCTCGTTCATGCATCCGCCCTTTGGTTTCGCGCTGTTCTTCCTGCGTTCGGTGGCGCCGAAGGTGCCCTTCCTCGACAAGGTGACGGGCAAGCTGACCGAGCCGGTGAAGACCTCGCAGATCTATTGGGGGGCGGTGCCGTTCGTCTGCATCCAGATCGTGATGATCGCGGTGGTGATCGCCTTCCCGCAGCTGGTGATGCATTACAAGGGCAAGCCGGTCGATGTCTCGCATGTGACGGTCACCGTGCCGGGCGGCATCGGGGGCGGTCTGGGCGGTGGTCTGGGCATGCCGGGCGGGCTCGGCCTGCCGCCGATCGGGGCGCAGCCGGGGGCGGTTCCCGCGCCGGGGGGCCTGGGCGGTCTGCCGCCGGGTCTGGGCGCGCCCGCGGGGCAGCCGGTCACGCCGCCTGCCGGGGGCGCAAGCCTTGGCATCCCGGCGCCGCTGGGTCTGGGCGGGGCGCCGATCACCGGCAACTGA
- a CDS encoding long-chain fatty acid--CoA ligase — translation MQNSMMHLPLVIGSLADHVERFHAATEVVSVETTGEVTRTGWGAVIGNARRLASALEMHGVMQGDRCGTIAWNTRRHLEIYFGVSGGGMVCHTLNPRLAAEQLVYIVNDARDRVLFIDRGFVPTIAGLIDQMPTVKMVVMMGARDEALAAQLDGLQFYDELIAQGDAAFQWPQIAETEPSSLCYTSGTTGHPKGVLYTHRSTLLHTLAGNSPDGLALSARDSVMPAVPMFHVNAWGVPYIAAAVGAKLVLPGPKLDGESLARLIAAERVSLALGVPTVWLGLLQGLEATGADVSCLKRAMVGGTALPPSMIAEFRDRYGVDLVHLWGMTETSPLGTVNQLLQKHVALPPEAQAERRLAQGRPPYGVQLRLVDSAGHVLPHDGVTQGELQIRGHWIVDTYYNKDRSALTFDGWFDTGDIATIDPDGYMVIRDRSKDIIKSGGEWISTVELENIAIAHPAVANAAAIAARHPKWDERPVVIVQRHLRMEVSEEEILACYKGKVPNWQIPDRVLFIDNLPLGATGKVVKARLRELYGEVLMPETAEAEPA, via the coding sequence ATGCAGAATTCGATGATGCACCTGCCGCTGGTGATCGGGTCTTTGGCCGATCACGTCGAGCGGTTTCACGCCGCGACCGAGGTGGTCTCGGTCGAGACCACGGGCGAGGTGACCCGGACCGGCTGGGGCGCGGTGATCGGCAATGCCCGCCGTCTGGCCTCGGCCTTGGAGATGCACGGGGTGATGCAGGGCGACCGCTGCGGCACCATCGCCTGGAACACGCGCCGCCATCTGGAAATCTATTTCGGCGTCTCGGGCGGCGGCATGGTCTGCCACACGCTGAACCCGCGCCTTGCGGCGGAACAGCTCGTTTACATCGTCAACGATGCCCGCGACCGGGTGCTGTTCATCGACCGCGGCTTTGTTCCCACCATCGCCGGGCTGATCGACCAGATGCCCACCGTGAAGATGGTGGTGATGATGGGCGCGCGCGACGAGGCGCTGGCGGCGCAGCTTGACGGGCTGCAGTTCTATGACGAGCTGATCGCGCAGGGCGATGCCGCCTTCCAATGGCCGCAGATCGCGGAAACCGAGCCCTCGTCGCTGTGCTACACCTCGGGCACGACGGGGCATCCGAAGGGCGTGCTTTACACCCACCGCTCGACGCTGTTGCACACTTTGGCGGGCAATTCGCCTGACGGGCTGGCGCTCTCGGCGCGCGACAGCGTGATGCCCGCGGTGCCGATGTTCCATGTCAACGCCTGGGGCGTGCCCTATATCGCCGCGGCGGTGGGGGCGAAACTGGTGCTGCCCGGCCCGAAGCTGGACGGCGAAAGCCTGGCGCGGCTGATCGCGGCCGAGCGGGTGAGCCTTGCGCTTGGCGTGCCCACGGTCTGGCTGGGGCTCTTGCAGGGGCTGGAGGCCACCGGGGCGGATGTGTCCTGCCTGAAACGCGCGATGGTGGGGGGGACCGCGCTGCCGCCCTCGATGATCGCGGAATTCCGCGACCGCTATGGCGTCGATCTGGTGCATCTGTGGGGGATGACGGAAACCAGCCCCTTGGGCACGGTGAACCAGCTCTTGCAAAAGCACGTCGCCCTGCCGCCCGAGGCGCAGGCCGAACGCCGTCTGGCGCAGGGGCGTCCGCCCTATGGCGTGCAGCTGCGGCTGGTGGACAGCGCCGGTCACGTCCTGCCGCATGATGGCGTGACGCAGGGCGAATTGCAGATCCGCGGTCACTGGATCGTCGACACCTATTACAACAAGGACCGCTCGGCGCTGACTTTTGACGGCTGGTTCGACACCGGCGACATCGCGACGATCGACCCGGATGGCTACATGGTGATCCGGGATCGGTCGAAGGACATCATCAAGTCGGGCGGCGAATGGATTTCCACGGTCGAGCTGGAAAACATCGCCATTGCCCATCCCGCGGTGGCCAATGCCGCCGCCATCGCCGCGCGGCATCCGAAATGGGACGAACGCCCGGTGGTGATCGTGCAGCGCCATCTGCGCATGGAGGTGAGCGAGGAGGAGATCCTCGCCTGCTACAAGGGCAAGGTGCCGAACTGGCAGATCCCGGACCGGGTGCTCTTCATCGACAACCTGCCCTTGGGCGCGACGGGCAAGGTGGTCAAGGCGCGGCTGCGCGAGCTTTACGGCGAGGTGCTGATGCCCGAGACGGCGGAAGCCGAACCGGCCTGA
- the prfB gene encoding peptide chain release factor 2 codes for MRAEMLNIVEAVRKTLRLLAQRMDLETAPHRLEEFNAMIEHGDLWSDPARAQKLMRERQMLMDKLETYRRIDRDLTDNIELIELGEMEDDPEIVAEAEKSLRALKELAAAKELEALLDGEADGNDTFLEINAGAGGTESCDWASMLARMYTRWAEKKGYTVELQSETAGDEAGIRSVAYKISGQNAYGWLKSESGVHRQVRISPYDSAARRHTSFSSVWVYPVVDDNIEIDIPASDIRIDTYRSSGAGGQHVNTTDSAVRITHLPTNIVVTSSMKSQHQNREAAMNALRARLYQMELDKRNAAINAQHEAKGEAGWGNQIRSYVLQPYQMVKDLRTGHETSDTQGVLDGDLDAFMAATLAMDVAGKSRADANSDD; via the coding sequence ATGCGCGCCGAAATGCTCAACATCGTGGAAGCCGTCCGCAAGACGCTCAGGCTGCTTGCGCAGCGCATGGATCTGGAAACCGCGCCGCACCGGCTGGAAGAATTCAACGCCATGATCGAGCATGGCGATCTGTGGTCCGATCCGGCCCGCGCGCAAAAGCTGATGCGCGAGCGGCAGATGCTGATGGACAAGCTGGAAACCTATCGCCGCATCGACCGCGATCTGACCGACAACATCGAGCTGATCGAGCTGGGCGAGATGGAGGACGATCCCGAAATCGTCGCCGAGGCGGAAAAATCGCTGCGCGCACTGAAGGAACTGGCCGCCGCCAAGGAGCTGGAAGCGCTTCTGGATGGCGAGGCGGACGGCAACGATACTTTCCTTGAGATCAACGCGGGCGCGGGCGGCACGGAAAGCTGCGACTGGGCCTCGATGCTGGCGCGGATGTACACCCGTTGGGCCGAGAAAAAGGGCTATACGGTCGAGCTGCAATCGGAAACCGCGGGCGATGAGGCGGGGATCCGCTCGGTCGCCTACAAGATTTCCGGGCAGAATGCCTATGGCTGGCTGAAATCGGAATCGGGCGTGCACCGACAGGTGCGGATTTCGCCCTATGACTCGGCGGCGCGGCGGCATACGTCGTTCAGCTCGGTCTGGGTCTATCCGGTCGTCGACGACAATATCGAGATCGACATTCCGGCCAGCGACATCCGCATCGACACCTATCGGTCCTCGGGCGCGGGCGGGCAGCACGTCAACACCACCGACTCGGCGGTGCGGATCACCCACTTGCCGACGAATATCGTGGTGACCAGCTCGATGAAATCGCAGCACCAGAACCGCGAGGCCGCGATGAACGCCCTGCGGGCGCGGCTTTACCAGATGGAACTCGACAAGCGCAACGCCGCGATCAACGCCCAGCACGAGGCCAAGGGCGAGGCGGGCTGGGGCAACCAGATCCGCTCTTACGTGCTGCAGCCCTATCAGATGGTGAAAGACCTGCGCACCGGCCACGAGACCTCGGACACCCAGGGCGTGCTGGACGGCGATCTGGATGCGTTCATGGCGGCGACGCTGGCGATGGATGTGGCGGGCAAGTCGCGCGCCGACGCGAATTCGGACGATTGA
- a CDS encoding AAA family ATPase has translation MAARVYITGAAGSGTSTLGRALAAELDLPFLDTDDFYWAPTAQPFTQKRPVAERLALISAAQLGQGREGGWVLAGSCDGWGDTAIAGAGLIVFLTAPTPVRLARIRRREGEKFGDRIRPGGDMELAHAQFLKWAASYDDPYFSGRSLTRHRNWLSGRPEPVLELSGSMPLEDLLAKVLARLKAL, from the coding sequence GTGGCGGCACGGGTCTATATCACCGGCGCCGCCGGGTCCGGCACCTCTACGCTTGGCCGCGCCTTGGCGGCCGAGCTTGATCTGCCCTTTCTGGATACCGACGATTTCTACTGGGCGCCGACCGCCCAGCCCTTCACGCAAAAGCGCCCCGTGGCCGAGCGGCTGGCGCTGATCTCGGCGGCGCAGCTGGGGCAGGGGCGTGAGGGCGGCTGGGTGCTGGCGGGCTCCTGCGACGGCTGGGGCGACACGGCCATTGCCGGGGCCGGGCTGATCGTCTTCCTGACCGCGCCGACGCCGGTGCGGCTGGCCCGCATCCGCCGCCGCGAGGGCGAGAAATTCGGCGACCGCATCCGTCCGGGCGGCGACATGGAACTGGCGCATGCGCAATTCCTGAAATGGGCGGCAAGCTATGACGACCCCTATTTTTCTGGCCGGTCGCTGACGCGGCACCGCAACTGGCTTTCGGGCCGCCCCGAGCCGGTGCTGGAACTGTCGGGCTCGATGCCGCTGGAAGATCTGCTGGCCAAGGTGCTGGCTCGTCTCAAGGCGCTCTGA
- a CDS encoding bactofilin family protein, with product MFSKSKIHEPGPKTASEPEKKPEASAVPPRSLGEFVPATTRPKAAASVLSADLTVTGNIKTTGDVQVEGIVEGDIRAHLLTVGESATIKGEIVADDVVVHGRVVGRVRGLKVRLTSTARVEGDIIHKTIAIESGAHFEGSVQRQDDPLQGANAPKLMAPTPDQPYSGQ from the coding sequence ATGTTTTCTAAAAGCAAGATCCACGAACCCGGCCCGAAAACGGCCTCCGAACCCGAGAAGAAACCCGAGGCAAGCGCGGTGCCGCCGCGGTCCTTGGGCGAATTCGTCCCCGCCACGACGCGGCCCAAGGCGGCGGCTTCGGTGCTGTCGGCGGATCTGACGGTGACGGGCAACATCAAGACCACGGGCGACGTTCAGGTCGAAGGGATCGTCGAGGGCGACATCCGCGCGCATCTGCTGACGGTGGGCGAAAGCGCCACGATCAAGGGCGAAATCGTCGCCGATGACGTCGTCGTGCATGGCCGCGTCGTCGGCCGCGTGCGCGGGCTGAAGGTGCGCCTGACCTCGACCGCGCGGGTCGAAGGCGACATCATCCACAAGACGATCGCGATTGAATCGGGCGCCCATTTCGAGGGCTCGGTGCAGCGGCAGGACGATCCGCTGCAGGGCGCGAATGCGCCCAAGCTGATGGCCCCCACGCCGGACCAGCCCTATAGCGGCCAGTAA
- a CDS encoding DUF5930 domain-containing protein produces MPRRILDRTNAVLDRWLPEQRLFLKSEDATRFVRMRPLTQAMTLAAVSVLFLWSVIATSLLFIDQISSGGAREQSAIARAQFEARLDSLSQERDARAAEALAAQKRFQLALDQVSRMQSQLLQSEERRRELETGINVIQATLKRTMTERDTARAELDKSRGSGSAAALRQRVGEMDGTVDLLASALDQAAHERDRATRAAENARAEADQALQERRLIEERNAEIFDTLEGAVTISMEPLDRMFRKSGMDPDAILREIRRGYSGTGGPLLSAAISTKGVIDDGADIARAKGILQQLDEMNMYRIAVDQLPFAIPIKGGYRFTSPFGWRWGRLHAGIDLAGPVGMDVHAPADGVVTDAGWENGYGQVIKLRHKFGVSTVYGHLSKIRVKVGQKVSRGEIIGDTGNTGRSTGPHLHYEIRVGGAPINPMTFIKAAQDVF; encoded by the coding sequence TTGCCCAGACGGATACTCGACCGCACCAATGCGGTGCTCGACCGATGGCTGCCGGAACAACGGCTGTTCCTGAAATCCGAAGATGCCACCCGCTTCGTGCGGATGCGCCCGCTGACCCAGGCGATGACGCTGGCGGCGGTGTCGGTGCTGTTCCTGTGGTCGGTCATCGCCACTTCGCTTCTGTTCATCGACCAGATTTCCTCGGGCGGCGCGCGCGAGCAATCGGCGATCGCGCGGGCGCAGTTCGAGGCGCGTCTGGACAGTCTTTCGCAGGAACGCGATGCCCGCGCCGCCGAGGCGCTGGCGGCGCAAAAACGCTTTCAGCTCGCGCTCGATCAGGTGTCGCGGATGCAGTCGCAGCTGCTGCAATCCGAGGAACGCCGCCGCGAGCTGGAAACCGGGATCAACGTGATTCAGGCGACGCTGAAGCGCACGATGACCGAACGCGACACGGCGCGGGCGGAACTGGACAAAAGCCGCGGCAGCGGCTCGGCGGCGGCGCTGCGCCAGCGCGTGGGCGAGATGGACGGCACCGTCGATCTGCTCGCCTCGGCGCTGGATCAGGCCGCGCATGAACGCGACCGCGCCACCCGCGCCGCCGAAAACGCCCGCGCCGAGGCCGATCAGGCGCTGCAGGAGCGCCGCCTGATCGAGGAACGCAACGCCGAGATCTTCGACACGCTGGAAGGCGCGGTTACGATCTCGATGGAGCCGCTCGACCGGATGTTCCGCAAGTCGGGCATGGACCCGGATGCGATCCTGCGCGAGATCCGCCGCGGCTATTCCGGCACCGGCGGGCCGCTTCTGTCGGCGGCGATCTCGACCAAGGGGGTGATCGACGACGGCGCCGACATCGCCCGCGCCAAGGGCATCCTGCAGCAGCTTGACGAGATGAACATGTATCGCATCGCCGTCGATCAGCTGCCCTTCGCGATCCCGATCAAGGGCGGCTACCGCTTCACCTCGCCCTTTGGCTGGCGCTGGGGGCGGCTGCATGCGGGGATCGATCTGGCCGGGCCGGTGGGGATGGACGTGCATGCCCCCGCCGATGGCGTGGTGACCGATGCGGGCTGGGAAAACGGCTATGGCCAGGTGATCAAGCTGCGGCACAAATTCGGCGTCTCGACCGTCTATGGCCATCTGTCCAAAATCCGCGTGAAGGTCGGGCAAAAGGTGTCGCGCGGGGAGATAATTGGTGATACAGGCAATACCGGACGGTCCACGGGACCGCATCTGCACTATGAAATCCGGGTCGGTGGCGCCCCCATCAACCCGATGACCTTCATCAAGGCGGCTCAGGATGTTTTCTAA
- a CDS encoding peroxiredoxin, translated as MIAIGEKAPDFTLPVTRTGAEPEELTLSALAPRKVVLYFYPKDDTPGCTTEALDFTRLGPDFDAAGAIVVGISKDSAKSHAKFCAKHALGVGLVSDEAGTVCDAYGTWVEKNMYGRTSMGIQRATFLIDATGTVAQVWPKVSVKGHAEAVLAAVQALG; from the coding sequence ATGATCGCTATCGGCGAAAAGGCGCCCGATTTCACCCTGCCCGTCACCCGCACGGGCGCCGAACCGGAGGAGCTGACCCTCTCCGCCCTCGCCCCGCGCAAGGTGGTGCTTTATTTCTACCCCAAGGACGACACCCCCGGCTGCACCACCGAGGCGCTGGATTTCACCCGCCTCGGCCCGGATTTCGACGCCGCGGGGGCGATTGTCGTGGGGATTTCCAAGGACAGCGCGAAATCGCATGCGAAATTCTGCGCCAAACATGCGCTGGGTGTGGGGCTGGTCTCGGACGAGGCGGGCACGGTCTGCGACGCCTATGGCACCTGGGTGGAAAAGAACATGTATGGCCGCACCTCGATGGGGATCCAGCGCGCCACTTTCCTGATCGATGCGACGGGCACGGTGGCGCAGGTCTGGCCCAAGGTCTCGGTCAAGGGCCATGCCGAGGCGGTTCTGGCGGCGGTGCAGGCGCTCGGCTGA
- a CDS encoding AsmA-like C-terminal region-containing protein, whose translation MTEPGENQTPRKRQAERTRRRLGIWLILGLAVCSLALGVAGLALTHLPVPVPHALLSRIEARANAALAGRMRVHLGSAALVIEAGFAPEVRLAMVQIAQPSGLPLAVFPEVRTRLRPEALLQGRILPQRLQIGGASVALYRAADGRIDLDLGDAGAGAIKLDLTDPLKVSDSIEALFATPALRGVAEVSAEDLHIRIVDERAERIWEVSEGRFRLSQSAEAIALTLGFDVGEQDALPAQVALTASTSKRGPAAEFGAAVTGMPAADLAVQSPALAVLRTLDAPISGTLRSGITEDGTLRRLDASLHIGPGALRPSEAVKPVPFDGADLKLAYRPRSGVVEITRLDLQSRALRLAATGQVRLRDFEKGLPREALAQVQLSDIASDPEGLFEKPARFSQGALDLRLRLDPFRVDLGQVQLVEGTRRISATGQVLAGPAGWRVAMDAAVGEINSADLLALWPKSLVPPTREWLAENVATGELRNVRTALRLVPKQPPRVELGYEFRGAEVKVLRTLPPVREGRGFAGITENKHTLMVEEGTLRAPSGGQIEVADSVMTVPDIREKPARAEVKLVTRAPIPAALALLDEEPFHFMSKAGQGTDIATGWAEARTRLRFQMKKRILTEDVDFEVAARLTDVVSDRIVPGHKITAPRLTLTADRAGMVISGAGLFDIVPFQGRWAQRFGPEARGISRVDGFVEVTPAALDHFRIALPKGAVRGEGWGSLVIDLHKGQPPAYRFASDLKGLVLSVPEVGWSKGAPAAGRIELAGHLGPVATVDSLKATAPGLSAEGRLQLSDKGFEKAIFGKLSIGSWFDGAVDLVSRGKGRVPDVVVHSGRLDLRTARFGGASGAGGGGGGAPAKGGGNRIEARLDRLTVSGGIALAPMAGQFTTRGGFSGDFRGRINGGPEVTGAVVPAQNGRAAVRITGPDAGAALAAAGVFSKARGGTLDLTLMPVETKSYDGRLAISNLRVQDAPVLASMLSAASVIGLLEQLNGDGLLFTDVAGRFHLSPQGVSVTSGQAVGASMGVTMSGNYYPDSKAIDMQGVVTPFYLVNAIGQIFARKGEGLFGFNYRMRGTSEAPRITINPLSIFTPGMFREIFRRAPPKLVTE comes from the coding sequence ATGACCGAGCCGGGGGAAAACCAGACACCGCGCAAGCGGCAGGCGGAGCGGACGCGCCGCAGGCTGGGGATCTGGCTGATCCTCGGGCTGGCGGTCTGCAGCCTGGCTTTGGGGGTTGCGGGGCTGGCGCTGACGCATCTGCCGGTGCCGGTGCCCCATGCGCTGCTGTCGCGGATCGAGGCGCGGGCCAATGCCGCGCTGGCCGGGCGGATGCGGGTGCATCTGGGCTCGGCCGCGCTGGTGATCGAGGCCGGTTTCGCCCCCGAGGTGCGGCTGGCCATGGTGCAGATCGCCCAGCCCTCGGGCCTGCCGCTGGCGGTCTTTCCCGAGGTGCGGACCCGGCTGCGCCCCGAGGCGCTGCTGCAGGGGCGGATCTTGCCGCAAAGGCTGCAGATCGGCGGCGCCTCGGTGGCGCTGTACCGGGCCGCCGACGGGCGGATCGATCTGGATCTGGGCGATGCCGGGGCGGGGGCGATCAAGCTTGATCTGACCGATCCGCTGAAGGTGAGCGACAGCATCGAGGCTCTGTTTGCCACGCCTGCGCTGCGCGGCGTGGCCGAGGTCTCGGCCGAGGATCTGCATATCCGCATCGTCGATGAACGCGCCGAGCGGATCTGGGAGGTGTCCGAGGGCCGGTTCCGCCTGAGCCAGAGCGCCGAGGCGATCGCGCTGACGCTCGGTTTCGATGTCGGCGAACAGGACGCGCTGCCCGCGCAGGTGGCGCTGACCGCCTCGACCTCGAAGCGCGGCCCGGCGGCGGAATTCGGCGCCGCGGTGACCGGCATGCCCGCCGCCGATCTGGCGGTGCAATCGCCCGCGCTGGCGGTGTTGCGCACGCTCGATGCGCCGATCTCGGGCACGCTGCGCTCGGGGATCACCGAGGATGGCACGCTGCGGCGTCTGGATGCGAGCCTGCATATCGGGCCGGGGGCGCTGCGCCCCTCCGAGGCGGTGAAGCCCGTCCCCTTTGACGGCGCCGATCTGAAACTGGCCTACCGGCCGCGCAGCGGCGTGGTGGAGATCACCCGGCTCGATCTGCAAAGCCGGGCCCTGCGGCTGGCGGCGACCGGGCAGGTGCGGCTGCGCGATTTCGAAAAGGGCCTGCCGCGCGAGGCTCTGGCGCAGGTGCAGCTTTCCGACATCGCCTCGGACCCCGAGGGGCTTTTCGAAAAACCGGCGCGGTTTTCGCAAGGGGCGCTCGATCTGCGGCTGAGGCTTGATCCGTTCCGCGTCGATCTGGGGCAGGTGCAGCTGGTCGAGGGCACGCGGCGGATCTCTGCCACCGGGCAGGTTCTGGCCGGTCCGGCGGGCTGGCGGGTGGCGATGGATGCGGCGGTGGGAGAGATCAACAGCGCCGATCTTTTGGCGCTCTGGCCGAAATCGCTGGTGCCGCCGACCCGCGAATGGCTGGCCGAGAACGTCGCCACGGGCGAATTGCGCAATGTGCGCACGGCCTTGCGGCTGGTTCCGAAGCAGCCGCCGCGGGTCGAGCTGGGCTATGAATTCCGCGGCGCCGAGGTGAAGGTGCTGCGCACGCTGCCCCCCGTGCGCGAGGGCCGCGGCTTTGCCGGCATCACCGAGAACAAGCATACGCTGATGGTCGAAGAGGGCACCTTGCGCGCCCCCTCGGGCGGGCAGATCGAGGTGGCGGATTCGGTGATGACCGTGCCCGACATCCGCGAAAAACCGGCCCGCGCCGAGGTGAAACTGGTCACCCGCGCGCCGATTCCGGCGGCGCTGGCGCTTTTGGACGAGGAACCCTTTCACTTCATGTCGAAGGCCGGGCAGGGCACCGACATCGCGACCGGCTGGGCCGAGGCGCGCACCCGGCTGCGCTTTCAGATGAAGAAGCGGATCCTGACCGAGGATGTCGATTTCGAAGTGGCGGCGCGGCTGACCGATGTCGTGTCCGACAGGATCGTGCCCGGCCACAAGATCACCGCGCCGCGGCTGACGCTGACCGCCGACCGGGCGGGGATGGTGATTTCGGGGGCGGGGCTGTTCGACATCGTGCCGTTTCAGGGCCGCTGGGCGCAGCGCTTCGGGCCCGAAGCCCGCGGCATCTCGCGCGTGGACGGCTTCGTCGAGGTGACGCCCGCGGCGCTGGATCACTTCCGCATCGCGCTGCCGAAAGGGGCCGTGCGGGGCGAGGGCTGGGGCTCTTTGGTGATCGATCTGCACAAGGGACAGCCGCCCGCCTATCGCTTTGCCTCCGATCTCAAGGGGCTGGTGCTTTCGGTGCCCGAGGTGGGCTGGTCGAAGGGGGCCCCGGCGGCGGGGCGGATCGAGCTGGCGGGCCATCTGGGGCCGGTGGCGACGGTCGACAGCCTGAAGGCCACGGCCCCGGGGCTGAGTGCCGAGGGGCGGTTGCAGCTGTCGGACAAGGGCTTCGAGAAGGCGATCTTCGGCAAGCTGTCGATCGGCAGCTGGTTTGACGGCGCCGTCGATCTTGTGAGCCGCGGCAAGGGGCGCGTGCCCGATGTGGTGGTGCATTCCGGGCGGCTCGATCTGCGCACGGCGCGGTTTGGCGGCGCCTCGGGGGCGGGCGGCGGTGGCGGCGGGGCCCCGGCCAAGGGCGGCGGCAACCGGATCGAGGCGCGGCTGGACCGGCTGACGGTCTCGGGCGGGATCGCGCTGGCGCCGATGGCGGGGCAGTTCACCACGCGCGGCGGCTTTTCGGGCGATTTCCGCGGCAGGATCAACGGCGGCCCCGAAGTGACGGGCGCGGTCGTTCCGGCGCAAAACGGGCGTGCGGCGGTGCGGATCACCGGGCCCGACGCGGGCGCGGCGCTGGCGGCGGCGGGGGTGTTTTCCAAGGCCCGCGGCGGCACGCTCGATCTGACGTTGATGCCGGTCGAGACGAAAAGCTATGACGGGCGGCTGGCGATTTCGAACCTGCGGGTGCAGGATGCGCCGGTGCTGGCCTCGATGCTCTCGGCCGCTTCGGTGATCGGGCTTCTGGAGCAGCTCAATGGCGATGGCCTGTTGTTCACCGATGTCGCCGGGCGGTTCCATCTGTCGCCGCAGGGGGTTTCCGTCACCTCGGGGCAGGCGGTCGGCGCCTCGATGGGCGTCACGATGAGCGGCAACTACTACCCCGACAGCAAGGCCATCGACATGCAGGGCGTGGTGACGCCGTTCTATCTGGTCAATGCGATCGGGCAGATCTTCGCGCGCAAGGGCGAGGGGCTGTTCGGCTTCAACTACCGCATGCGCGGCACGTCCGAGGCGCCGCGCATCACCATCAACCCGCTTTCCATCTTTACCCCCGGCATGTTCCGCGAGATCTTTCGCCGCGCACCGCCGAAACTGGTCACAGAATGA